The following proteins come from a genomic window of Megalobrama amblycephala isolate DHTTF-2021 linkage group LG1, ASM1881202v1, whole genome shotgun sequence:
- the snu13a gene encoding SNU13 homolog, small nuclear ribonucleoprotein a (U4/U6.U5), which translates to MAESDVNPKAYPLADSTLTKTILDLVQQAANYKQLRKGANEATKTLNRGIAEFIVMAADAEPLEIILHLPLLCEDKNVPYVFVRSKQALGRACGVSRPVIATSVTIKEGSQLKPQIQSVQMAIERLLV; encoded by the exons ATG GCTGAATCAGACGTGAATCCTAAAGCTTATCCTCTGGCTGACTCCACTCTCACCAAAACCATCCTGGATCTGGTGCAACAAGCGGCCAATTACAAACAACTGAGAAAAGGAGCCAATGAAG CCACCAAAACTCTGAACCGTGGGATTGCAGAGTTCATCGTGATGGCTGCTGATGCTGAACCACTGGAGATCATCCTTCATCTGCCTCTGCTGTGTGAGGACAAGAATGTACCGTACGTGTTTGTGCGCTCCAAGCAGGCCTTGGGCCGCGCGTGCGGCGTGTCCCGACCCGTCATCGCCACCTCCGTCACCATTAAGGAAGGCTCTCAGCTCAAGCCTCAGATTCAGTCGGTGCAGATGGCCATCGAGAGACTGCTGGTCTGA